In the Helianthus annuus cultivar XRQ/B chromosome 11, HanXRQr2.0-SUNRISE, whole genome shotgun sequence genome, one interval contains:
- the LOC110890306 gene encoding cytochrome P450 81Q32 has translation MDHIYLFSLSLVPLISLLLLFKLSKPKNVKNLPPSPPSLPVIGHLHLFKGPVHKVLQRLSSQYGPIMALQFGSRPVLVITSPSAAEECFTKNDLILANRPFFLSGKYFDYDHTGIGSVPYGRLWRDIRRIMTVELFSTTRLKTYTRVRQEEIAALIKQLVQDCFQGFTRVEMRSRIEGLPFNIILKMVAGIRPCGTENDLKEVSEFKDVMRDAFEISGATNAGDFIPLLKWIDFQGLEKKLVSLQHKADRFLQKLIEECRSKGSDCSIEKGKEKTFMEVILSLQESEPEYYTDNVIKGNIMALLFAGTDTSSVTTEWAMSLLLNHPNVLEKARAEIDEYTRQERLVQETDLLNLPYIQCIVNETLRLFPAAPLLVPHESSENCIIGGFDVASGTIVLVNALAIHRDPNVWDDPLSFKPERFEKMGKQGYRFIPFGMGRRQCPGYSLANKVVGLALASLIQCFEWERVGEELVGLSERKGLTMPKDEPLVTMCKAREKMSPFLKAL, from the exons ATGGATCATATTTATCTTTTCTCCCTTTCTCTTGTACCTTTAATCTCCCTGCTTTTGCTTTTCAAATTAAGTAAACCCAAAAATGTTAAAAATCTTCCACCAAGTCCACCATCTCTCCCAGTTATTGGCCATCTTCATTTATTCAAAGGACCAGTTCATAAAGTGTTACAACGCCTTTCTTCCCAATATGGTCCCATCATGGCTCTTCAATTCGGGTCCCGCCCGGTCCTCGTAATAACCTCACCATCAGCTGCAGAAGAATGCTTCACCAAAAACGACCTCATTTTAGCCAACAGACCATTTTTTTTAAGTGGCAAGTATTTTGACTATGATCACACGGGCATCGGTTCAGTGCCCTACGGACGTTTGTGGCGAGACATTCGTCGCATTATGACCGTTGAACTTTTCTCAACAACGCGTCTCAAAACTTACACGCGTGTCCGACAAGAAGAAATCGCGGCATTGATCAAACAACTTGTTCAAGATTGTTTTCAAGGTTTTACCAGAGTGGAAATGAGGTCAAGAATAGAAGGGCTACCCTTTAACATAATCTTGAAAATGGTTGCTGGCATTCGGCCGTGTGGCACGGAGAATGACTTGAAAGAAGTTAGTGAGTTTAAGGATGTGATGAGGGATGCATTTGAAATCAGTGGAGCAACAAATGCTGGTGACTTCATTCCATTATTGAAATGGATTGATTTTCAGGGTTTGGAGAAGAAGCTAGTAAGTTTGCAACATAAAGCCGATAGGTTTTTGCAGAAGTTGATAGAAGAGTGTCGGAGTAAAGGGTCTGATTGCTCTATAGAGAAAGGAAAGGAGAAGACGTTTATGGAGGTGATACTTTCTTTGCAGGAATCAGAACCCGAATATTATACTGATAACGTAATCAAAGGCAATATAATG GCATTGCTATTTGCTGGAACAGACACTTCATCTGTGACAACAGAGTGGGCTATGTCACTTCTTCTAAATCATCCCAACGTTTTAGAAAAAGCTAGGGCAGAAATTGATGAATATACGCGTCAAGAACGTTTGGTACAAGAGACCGATCTTCTGAATCTTCCATACATCCAATGCATCGTTAACGAAACGCTAAGACTATTCCCAGCCGCACCACTATTGGTGCCACATGAGTCATCAGAAAACTGCATCATTGGAGGGTTTGATGTGGCCAGTGGCACAATAGTGTTGGTGAACGCACTAGCCATCCATAGGGACCCAAATGTGTGGGACGACCCATTGAGTTTCAAGCCAGAGAGGTTTGAGAAAATGGGAAAGCAGGGGTACCGGTTCATACCGTTCGGAATGGGACGTCGACAGTGCCCTGGGTACAGCCTCGCGAACAAGGTCGTTGGGTTAGCTTTGGCATCTTTGATCCAATGCTTTGAGTGGGAAAGGGTTGGTGAAGAGTTGGTTGGGTTGTCGGAAAGGAAAGGTCTAACCATGCCTAAAGATGAACCGTTAGTGACAATGTGCAAAGCTCGTGAAAAAATGAGTCCGTTTCTTAAGGCATTATGA